A stretch of DNA from Plasmodium berghei ANKA genome assembly, chromosome: 11:
TAAAAAGTTGAAAAAGTTGTTCactatatttaatttttacataACATTCCATATGAATTATCTATTTTCAAATcccttatatatatattatataaaaaaaaaaataaatgttttcCGAACTAGgaaattcattattatataatttatatacattattcGTATATTAAAATGACAATCTTACCAACTTTGTTATGATTATTCTATGTTTGGGCTTTAAAAATGtacataatatttgtttatatgaTTCTACTAATTTTGAGGTATAActctttatatttataaaattttttaaaaacaaaaaaataaattaattattcattttctatacaatatatgtataattttgtaaaaaattttggttataaaaaaaaattcccTTAATAATGTCACTCTAGACACCctcaaataaaaagtttGAACACTTTATTGATTTTCATTCTTTTCccttttaaatataataatttatattttttataagtcCGAAAAAACATAcgaaacaaaataaaacttaGTAAAAAGACATTAATTAAAAGCATAAGCATGTACAACACGGTTAAACACAAAAATACCCCcccccaaaaaaaaagaaacgaataaaatgaacaaatattatattctcTTTGAATTAAACCCCATCTTAAAGTTTATTTAAGGAAAACAAAGTATCACTTCATCCTAtccaaatatatatatatatatatacatacataccATCtctatatgtatacattaCTAAATGTGCTTATTGCTTTCATTTTATCTAGAATATTTTCTTGGAATTATTTTTGGAGTTTTTTGTGAATTATTATGTGATTTCAtttcatttctttttaatacactattattatatttattttttttttctctcataatccttttatttttctcattGATATGTCTTTTAGTCCTTCTATTTaaatatcttttattttttaaattacgatcaaaatttttttttttctgcaTATTTCGattctttatatatctACCTCGTTTATTATCTTCATATATTCTTCTTACTCTCCCATTTCtattatcataattatttccCTTTAATCGTTTTTTTCGATCTTGATATATATCATCTACATGCATATCCATCCATTTAAATGGCTGACTTTCTTCTTCACTATCACTCAAATATAATCcctcattattttttctccaagtatttaaaattccgaattctttatttatattcttattattattattatcacgaattttattatactcGGGATTTAAATCTTTTCCTCTATAATCTTCAAAATCATTATCATATAATTCTTCTATATTGTTTGCATTTTCTGAATAATTTATACCATCGTTTAACATCTGaatattatgcatattttgTCTATCTCTTAAATTGTCTTCAGAAATTATAGGATATCTATTATCATTTCTATTTATCTCAAATTGAGTTCTAtgattttgataatttgCCTCTTCTAAATTgtctaaatattttgattttattttatcatcataATTCATTTGCATAAAAGAGCTATTAGTTGGATTGTTACTTtcaaaaacataaatatcgTTTTCTTTAACACTATATAAATCTTTGTAAGTCTCATATTTAAGTcctttttcatcatttaataACTGATCACTCTTATTATTGCTGTGGGAATACTCACTATACACATCCAACCCATTCGAAGTACTCACTATATCTTCATCAGAACCACCTTCGTcacaatatatatcaatagAGGAATCTTTCTGTGGTTCTATATCGGCATCTTTCTGATCCtctaaaagaaatattttattcgtGGACTCATTCGGTGTTAcatctttatattttcgaACAAAACCAGAAGAATTTATTCCcctatttaataaaatatgaataaatttatttatgtcaAAATTACCTTCAAAAATGTTTTCTGTTTTTAATTGTGCCGTTTCTTTTGATGGTATTGAATAGCTTAATATATTTCGTAGCTCTTTAATAGACATATttggatatatatttagaatgattgttattatatttataaaaaatgctgAACTGTATTTaatttcataatataatatatcatgatcatctcttttttttaaactaCTATTTATACTATCCAAAAgaaaaacattattttttcggtattttaaatattcatttttttgaatttgaAAATTAGAAGCAATATCAGCGTCATCAGAAGACATATCCGAATAATCCAGTGAtccaataaaaaaaacattttcaaatttttcaaaaaatgaagatggATATATTACAGAATTATCTTCATAAGGCTTTTCATTAAATAGTTTTTCCGATGGtaaaattacaaatatttctgaattttttaaatcgtccataatttgtattaattgttcattttgttcatttatattataatccatatgaattatttttacattttttgttttacaATATTCTAAGCATTTAATTACAGGAATTATATtcaaactattttttttttccttactattattaaatgCTTTGCATATTTCTACATCTATACCA
This window harbors:
- a CDS encoding PIMMS2 protein: MVLLNGKLKYIAVVAIFYNLIILLVKEKFPYICTKKKFHAISNRILYEYLNNFVSKDIFRREDITLKNLNFVQTNLKSDKDAEIKENRDTQSVDDNMFQRVYKFILNFFYGNKKNRINKSMNYGKYDNFNKINDIFEFMRNNGLPINITSVCLIDTGLNIKDALINYFLNHDISTYNSYTYHSVNINYKKPDSFNFGINSENCDEDNYSECESTFLENHNGHGKYEDKSTIQGDSLKLIEKKYDKNVDLQRSGIDVEICKAFNNSKEKKNSLNIIPVIKCLEYCKTKNVKIIHMDYNINEQNEQLIQIMDDLKNSEIFVILPSEKLFNEKPYEDNSVIYPSSFFEKFENVFFIGSLDYSDMSSDDADIASNFQIQKNEYLKYRKNNVFLLDSINSSLKKRDDHDILYYEIKYSSAFFINIITIILNIYPNMSIKELRNILSYSIPSKETAQLKTENIFEGNFDINKFIHILLNRGINSSGFVRKYKDVTPNESTNKIFLLEDQKDADIEPQKDSSIDIYCDEGGSDEDIVSTSNGLDVYSEYSHSNNKSDQLLNDEKGLKYETYKDLYSVKENDIYVFESNNPTNSSFMQMNYDDKIKSKYLDNLEEANYQNHRTQFEINRNDNRYPIISEDNLRDRQNMHNIQMLNDGINYSENANNIEELYDNDFEDYRGKDLNPEYNKIRDNNNNKNINKEFGILNTWRKNNEGLYLSDSEEESQPFKWMDMHVDDIYQDRKKRLKGNNYDNRNGRVRRIYEDNKRGRYIKNRNMQKKKNFDRNLKNKRYLNRRTKRHINEKNKRIMREKKNKYNNSVLKRNEMKSHNNSQKTPKIIPRKYSR